In Methanomicrobium antiquum, one DNA window encodes the following:
- a CDS encoding radical SAM/SPASM domain-containing protein has product MSDSKNNKSYRQIFDGVIEATIKNAQKIASKNPGLILTGAKIAYHQKRAAGIRAEYEKKGVVVPGVIMFSLQSRCNLTCKGCNINECDSFQKRSDMTDDEIISTISQAKKIGVSAVLFSGGEPLLKLPLILQLAKMNPEILFLVFTNGLLIDEKAAKIIGKCKNIVPMLCLEDFPDKSNVFCGTEEYKKLIDTCHSISKRGMFFGSSLTVTAENINSITDENFIRDMVSGGVLAFVFVEYAQIDDKTKNLSLTKDQKSLLGEKIRKYSEMFPAVFISFPGDEENFGMCLAAGGGFLHVSPDGSLEACPAAPFSDTNLKEVSLTEALGSELLRKIRENNGILTDSGGGCVLFQKEEF; this is encoded by the coding sequence ATGAGTGACTCAAAAAATAATAAATCATATAGGCAGATTTTTGACGGGGTTATTGAGGCAACAATAAAAAACGCTCAAAAAATTGCCTCAAAAAATCCGGGCCTTATTCTGACCGGTGCGAAGATAGCATATCACCAGAAAAGAGCGGCAGGCATACGTGCTGAATATGAAAAAAAGGGTGTTGTCGTCCCGGGTGTTATTATGTTCTCACTTCAGTCGAGGTGCAATCTGACATGTAAGGGGTGCAATATTAATGAATGTGACTCCTTCCAAAAAAGGTCGGATATGACTGATGATGAAATTATAAGCACAATATCTCAGGCAAAAAAAATTGGTGTCTCAGCCGTTTTATTTTCAGGCGGCGAACCATTGCTTAAACTTCCTTTAATCCTTCAGCTTGCAAAGATGAATCCGGAAATTTTATTTTTGGTTTTCACAAACGGTCTTTTAATAGATGAAAAAGCGGCAAAAATAATTGGAAAGTGTAAAAATATCGTTCCCATGCTGTGTCTTGAGGATTTTCCTGATAAAAGTAACGTTTTTTGTGGAACAGAAGAATATAAAAAGCTCATTGATACCTGTCATAGTATTTCCAAAAGAGGAATGTTTTTTGGTTCTTCTCTGACTGTAACAGCAGAAAATATTAATTCTATAACAGATGAAAATTTCATCAGAGATATGGTTTCAGGAGGCGTTTTGGCTTTTGTTTTTGTTGAGTATGCGCAAATAGATGACAAAACAAAAAATCTTTCTTTAACAAAAGATCAGAAGTCACTTCTTGGCGAAAAAATCAGGAAGTATTCGGAGATGTTTCCTGCTGTCTTTATTAGTTTTCCCGGAGATGAGGAGAATTTTGGCATGTGTCTTGCCGCCGGAGGCGGTTTTTTACACGTAAGTCCGGATGGGAGTCTTGAGGCATGCCCTGCGGCTCCTTTTTCAGACACAAATCTTAAGGAAGTGTCATTAACTGAGGCTTTAGGTTCTGAACTTCTGCGAAAGATAAGGGAGAATAACGGTATTTTAACTGATTCCGGTGGAGGATGTGTTCTTTTTCAAAAAGAGGAATTCTGA
- a CDS encoding DUF169 domain-containing protein: protein MDILLRDRFTESWEKYFPGSDLPVSIEFKDNADDGELVETPRGWRCIICQIAKARSGDSIVFTEKSITCGGGLRYSGYSDSIHLNFRYFLSYGKKGIVDGERYKQTPEIVDDWEKQIPKYPPHKKYLHIKRWDKLKENDNPEVIVFFARPEVMSGLFTLANYDQSSPFGVICPMGSGCSSILLYPWLEQQKDEPKVVLGMFDPSARKCVPNDIFTMAFPMKRFETVIGFMDESFLITPQWKTVLKKIQRSTEINNKN from the coding sequence ATGGACATATTACTTCGCGACAGATTCACTGAATCGTGGGAGAAGTATTTTCCCGGTTCAGATCTTCCGGTTTCAATTGAATTTAAAGACAATGCAGATGATGGCGAACTTGTAGAGACTCCCCGCGGGTGGAGGTGTATAATCTGCCAGATTGCAAAGGCAAGAAGCGGGGATTCAATTGTATTCACAGAAAAATCAATAACCTGCGGCGGCGGTCTTCGGTATTCAGGATATTCAGATTCGATTCATTTAAACTTCAGGTATTTCCTCTCATACGGAAAAAAAGGCATTGTAGATGGTGAAAGATACAAACAAACGCCTGAAATTGTCGATGACTGGGAAAAGCAAATCCCAAAATATCCGCCGCATAAAAAATACCTTCACATAAAGCGATGGGACAAACTAAAAGAAAACGACAATCCCGAAGTTATTGTATTTTTCGCCCGCCCTGAAGTTATGAGCGGTCTTTTCACACTTGCAAATTATGACCAGTCGTCACCCTTCGGTGTAATCTGCCCGATGGGTTCCGGCTGTAGTTCAATTCTTCTCTACCCCTGGCTTGAACAGCAAAAAGACGAGCCAAAAGTCGTTTTAGGGATGTTTGATCCCTCTGCAAGAAAATGTGTTCCAAATGATATATTCACAATGGCTTTTCCAATGAAGAGATTTGAGACAGTAATCGGATTTATGGATGAGAGTTTCTTAATAACTCCTCAGTGGAAAACCGTTTTGAAAAAGATTCAAAGAAGTACAGAGATTAACAATAAAAATTGA
- a CDS encoding DUF2115 domain-containing protein: MADLNISDECRKLANLHTRGELGTGISKIVQNYTQRDLKRMEWNFSESVRGIDVSYKKKLEKTIREYLYQTWEKIRLLSQQGGFSPMKDELSKKAGEFWVMTARECAKNCDVNPEICRIRFLKYLLAGFSIYVLEVPPHPVGMPFPGGDAVSLLDGVYYCPVRDKSGDVDSALCPFCPAKQTPESGYLKPPVKGSEHRKQEYLKKTFDFHHYNG; encoded by the coding sequence ATGGCTGACTTAAACATCAGTGATGAGTGCAGAAAGCTTGCAAACCTTCACACACGCGGCGAATTAGGCACGGGGATTTCCAAAATTGTTCAAAACTACACTCAGCGAGATCTTAAACGGATGGAGTGGAACTTTTCTGAAAGTGTCCGGGGTATAGATGTTTCCTACAAAAAAAAGCTTGAAAAAACAATAAGGGAGTATCTGTATCAAACCTGGGAAAAAATCCGCCTGTTAAGCCAGCAGGGCGGATTTTCGCCGATGAAAGATGAACTTTCTAAAAAGGCAGGAGAATTTTGGGTGATGACTGCCCGTGAATGTGCAAAAAATTGTGATGTAAATCCGGAAATCTGCCGCATCCGCTTTTTAAAATATCTTCTTGCCGGATTTTCAATTTATGTTTTAGAAGTTCCGCCGCATCCTGTTGGAATGCCGTTTCCTGGCGGTGATGCCGTTTCATTATTAGATGGTGTGTATTACTGCCCTGTAAGGGATAAATCCGGCGATGTTGACTCTGCTCTGTGCCCGTTTTGCCCTGCAAAACAAACCCCTGAATCAGGCTACTTAAAGCCGCCTGTTAAGGGAAGCGAGCATCGAAAACAGGAATATCTTAAAAAGACCTTTGATTTCCATCATTATAACGGGTAA
- a CDS encoding alpha/beta fold hydrolase has protein sequence MYEQKEAEPASDFLAEDKFACEAGIELIKAENGIARVSMKIEEKHKNSHGTVHGGVDQCRAAIDFAGSDFRLLSVSRPGFLGTPLESGKSLDEQADLFAAVLDELGIDKVAVFSISAGGLAAYTFAARHPDRIWALITADSISGYYDLPETAGPVAQIIFLSDPGQKLLQKMTKAKPDSFIKEIFRSEAYYTKEQMKKHLDFVLNDPYAHEFVTAFMNTMYPYKPRKAGTMNDVDISRTIRHLPVEKIKCPTLVVHGTHDADVKFYDGVYAYEHIKNAERIWVEEGSHLCFWINPKSKEVQKYALDFLKRNIPK, from the coding sequence ATGTATGAACAAAAAGAAGCAGAGCCGGCATCTGATTTTTTAGCTGAAGACAAATTTGCCTGCGAAGCAGGTATTGAATTAATAAAAGCAGAAAATGGCATTGCCCGTGTTTCAATGAAAATTGAGGAGAAGCACAAAAACAGTCACGGAACAGTCCACGGCGGTGTTGATCAGTGTCGTGCGGCAATTGACTTTGCAGGCTCTGATTTCAGGCTTCTATCAGTCTCCCGCCCGGGATTCCTCGGTACACCGCTTGAAAGCGGAAAGTCTCTTGATGAACAGGCAGATCTTTTTGCAGCAGTTCTCGACGAGCTTGGGATAGATAAAGTTGCGGTATTCTCAATATCTGCCGGCGGTCTTGCAGCATACACCTTTGCAGCCCGCCACCCGGACAGGATCTGGGCTCTTATTACAGCTGATTCAATAAGCGGTTATTATGATCTGCCGGAAACAGCAGGACCGGTTGCCCAGATTATCTTCCTTTCCGATCCCGGACAGAAACTCCTGCAGAAGATGACAAAAGCAAAGCCTGATTCATTCATAAAAGAGATCTTCAGGAGCGAGGCGTATTACACAAAGGAGCAGATGAAAAAACACCTTGATTTTGTCTTAAATGACCCGTATGCACACGAATTCGTTACAGCTTTCATGAATACAATGTATCCCTACAAGCCCCGCAAAGCAGGCACGATGAACGACGTAGATATCAGCCGGACTATCCGCCACCTGCCTGTTGAAAAGATCAAATGCCCGACACTTGTTGTACACGGAACACATGACGCAGACGTAAAGTTCTATGACGGCGTCTATGCCTATGAACATATCAAAAATGCAGAGCGTATCTGGGTTGAAGAAGGCTCCCACCTTTGCTTCTGGATAAACCCTAAGTCAAAAGAGGTACAAAAATACGCTCTTGACTTTCTAAAAAGAAATATACCCAAATAA
- a CDS encoding acetoacetate decarboxylase family protein, with the protein MFKLRNDSTYLMPAHFGGGRFDPERVVHQRTTTLTLTYKTEKKLLEQYIPEEFELLSPKVQVVFSKFTEIDWMQGGMYNLINIASPVRFTGKKDTLEGSYTLVVWENKTAPILGGREQTGIPKIYADIEDLHIQKPHYATNASYEGNTFLNLDFLAEEEIQGENLDAIKEEFSSLNTIGWRYIPKVGAPGAELSQFILYPQGMKVESAIEGRGSLKWTSLTPMQNPSQYYIINSIAALPVEKIINSVLFEGDTFLHATGARVIE; encoded by the coding sequence ATGTTCAAACTGCGCAATGATTCAACATATCTTATGCCTGCACATTTTGGAGGCGGCAGATTTGACCCGGAAAGGGTTGTGCATCAGAGAACAACAACCCTTACACTTACCTACAAAACCGAAAAAAAACTTCTTGAACAGTATATTCCAGAGGAATTTGAGCTTCTGTCGCCAAAAGTGCAGGTTGTCTTTAGCAAATTTACAGAGATTGACTGGATGCAGGGTGGAATGTACAACCTAATTAACATTGCATCGCCTGTCCGTTTCACAGGCAAAAAAGACACTCTTGAAGGCTCATACACTCTTGTTGTATGGGAGAACAAAACAGCACCGATTCTTGGCGGACGTGAACAGACAGGCATTCCTAAAATTTATGCCGATATTGAGGATCTCCACATACAAAAGCCCCATTATGCCACAAATGCCAGTTATGAGGGAAATACTTTTTTAAATCTTGACTTTTTAGCAGAAGAAGAGATTCAGGGCGAAAATCTGGATGCCATAAAAGAAGAATTTTCGTCACTAAACACAATAGGCTGGAGATATATCCCCAAAGTCGGAGCGCCCGGTGCAGAACTCAGTCAGTTTATCCTTTATCCGCAGGGAATGAAGGTCGAGAGTGCTATCGAAGGAAGAGGAAGCCTGAAATGGACAAGCCTGACTCCTATGCAAAATCCTTCGCAGTACTACATCATAAACAGCATTGCGGCTCTTCCGGTTGAAAAGATAATAAATTCGGTTTTGTTTGAAGGAGATACCTTCCTGCATGCAACCGGTGCAAGAGTGATTGAGTAA
- a CDS encoding SDR family oxidoreductase, which produces MTDNDYFKDKICIVTGANSGIGYAISAEILKRGGIVYLAGRSPEKIAKAKDDFSIYGDRARELIMDVSVQKDVETGISGVVKEAGRIDVLFNNAGVGGTMPFDKATYEDWKKIIDVNIWSVIYGVSEAVPYMLKQGSGHIVNTGSIAGIVPPPFQALYSLTKYGVTGMTECLKYEYAEKGLFFSVICPANIATAIFNKGVDGVARGELRIPDDAYPADKAASYILDRVSEKKGIIIVPEEPYTEMWKGYVLGSNEVEEHLFKMAHERREAFENKGSYF; this is translated from the coding sequence ATGACAGACAATGATTATTTCAAAGATAAAATCTGCATTGTAACAGGTGCAAATTCAGGAATCGGCTATGCAATATCAGCCGAAATTTTAAAAAGAGGCGGAATTGTTTATCTGGCAGGAAGAAGTCCTGAAAAAATTGCCAAAGCAAAAGATGACTTCTCAATATACGGAGATCGGGCCAGAGAGCTTATCATGGATGTTTCAGTCCAAAAAGATGTTGAAACAGGAATTTCAGGTGTTGTAAAAGAAGCCGGACGAATAGATGTTTTGTTCAACAACGCAGGTGTCGGAGGAACAATGCCGTTTGATAAGGCAACATATGAGGACTGGAAAAAAATAATAGATGTCAACATCTGGAGTGTCATCTATGGTGTCTCAGAAGCAGTACCTTATATGCTTAAACAGGGTTCAGGTCACATTGTCAATACAGGCTCTATTGCAGGAATCGTTCCGCCTCCTTTTCAGGCATTATACTCTTTAACAAAATACGGAGTTACAGGAATGACTGAGTGCTTAAAGTATGAATATGCCGAAAAAGGCCTTTTCTTCTCCGTAATCTGCCCGGCAAATATTGCAACCGCAATATTCAACAAGGGAGTTGACGGAGTAGCCCGTGGGGAATTAAGAATACCTGATGATGCATATCCGGCAGACAAAGCGGCATCTTATATTCTTGACCGTGTTTCAGAGAAAAAGGGAATCATAATTGTGCCGGAGGAGCCTTACACGGAAATGTGGAAAGGATATGTTTTGGGAAGCAATGAAGTTGAAGAGCATCTTTTTAAAATGGCTCATGAACGAAGAGAAGCCTTCGAAAACAAGGGTTCATATTTCTAA
- a CDS encoding type II CAAX endopeptidase family protein → MSVLKADSFKDKYPFESSAKKKIILFLVLTLILSTFGWYFTTLYTSAGNYQNAYFFTIFTMWCPGISAIATRLIFQRDLKGFGFCTGKPVWLVLSVVLPIGAGLLMFGSAWIFSVAEFNYDNFVIIFSTGFFPVFFTAVLFNLFAAAGEEIGWRGLLVPEMAKCTGFTKLALISGAIWTVWHFPLIFFSTYNGAGPLWYSVMVFVPSVMGAGLILAWLRLKSGSIFTAILFHGLWNYFIQIFYPALTIPTQTSEMMLGEFGWACAVIYIIIAVIFWHFRGLLPKSESNYFGTAGFIRHNE, encoded by the coding sequence ATGTCAGTTTTAAAAGCAGATTCATTCAAAGATAAATATCCTTTTGAGAGCAGTGCAAAGAAAAAAATCATTCTTTTTTTAGTTTTAACTCTTATTCTAAGCACTTTTGGATGGTACTTTACTACTTTGTATACTTCTGCCGGAAATTACCAGAATGCATACTTTTTCACAATATTTACAATGTGGTGTCCCGGCATCTCTGCAATTGCAACGCGTCTTATTTTTCAGCGTGATCTGAAAGGTTTTGGATTTTGCACTGGAAAACCTGTCTGGCTGGTTTTATCAGTTGTACTTCCAATAGGTGCAGGACTTTTAATGTTTGGCTCTGCATGGATTTTTTCTGTTGCAGAGTTTAACTATGATAATTTTGTAATTATCTTTAGCACAGGGTTTTTTCCGGTTTTTTTCACTGCAGTTTTATTCAATCTCTTTGCGGCCGCAGGAGAGGAGATTGGATGGAGAGGTCTTCTTGTTCCTGAAATGGCCAAATGCACAGGGTTTACTAAACTTGCACTGATATCCGGCGCAATATGGACTGTCTGGCATTTCCCGCTCATATTTTTTTCAACATACAATGGTGCAGGGCCTTTATGGTATTCAGTTATGGTTTTTGTTCCCTCTGTTATGGGTGCCGGGCTGATTCTTGCGTGGCTCAGACTGAAGTCAGGCAGTATTTTCACTGCAATTTTATTCCATGGGTTATGGAATTATTTCATTCAGATTTTCTATCCTGCATTAACAATTCCTACACAGACCTCTGAGATGATGCTTGGAGAGTTTGGCTGGGCCTGTGCAGTAATCTACATTATAATTGCGGTCATATTCTGGCATTTCAGAGGGCTTTTGCCAAAATCAGAATCAAATTATTTTGGCACTGCCGGATTCATCCGGCACAATGAATGA
- a CDS encoding PFL family protein — MVNIFEVYETNKMIEQEKLDVRTITMGISLLDCIDSDPDTLNKNIYNKIKGKAKNLVSTGREIEREYGIPIVNKRISVTPVSLIGAGACKTPDDFVEIAKTLDKAAADTGVNFLGGYSALVSKGMTLSDENLIRSIPKALSSTERVCSSVNIGSTKTGINMDAVKLMGEIIKETAEATKDTYSFGCAKLVVFCNAPDDNPFMAGAFHGVTEGDAVINVGVSGPGVVKRALEKVRGENFEVLCETVKKTAFKVTRVGQLVAQEASERLNVPFGIVDLSLAPTPAVGDSVAEILEEMGLESVGAPGTTAALALLNDQVKKGGVMASSFVGGLSGAFIPVSEDQGMIDAVNRGALTLEKMEAMTCVCSVGLDMIAIPGSTSASTISGIIADEAAIGMINQKTTAVRLIPVIGKDVGDTVEFGGLWGHAPIQSVNRFDCSDFINRGGRIPAPIHSFKN, encoded by the coding sequence ATGGTCAATATTTTCGAGGTCTATGAGACAAACAAGATGATTGAGCAGGAGAAGCTTGACGTAAGGACAATTACGATGGGAATCAGCCTTCTTGACTGCATCGACTCTGACCCCGACACCCTAAACAAAAATATTTACAACAAAATTAAAGGCAAAGCAAAAAACCTTGTCTCAACAGGAAGGGAAATTGAACGCGAATACGGAATTCCGATTGTCAACAAAAGAATTTCTGTAACCCCCGTCTCCCTTATAGGAGCAGGTGCCTGCAAAACACCGGATGATTTTGTAGAAATTGCAAAAACGCTTGATAAAGCGGCGGCAGACACCGGAGTTAACTTTCTCGGAGGCTACTCGGCGCTTGTCTCCAAAGGAATGACACTCTCTGATGAAAACCTGATACGCTCAATTCCAAAGGCGCTATCATCCACAGAGAGGGTCTGCAGTTCGGTAAACATCGGCTCAACAAAAACAGGAATCAATATGGATGCCGTAAAGCTGATGGGAGAGATAATTAAAGAGACTGCTGAGGCTACAAAGGATACTTATTCATTCGGGTGTGCAAAACTGGTTGTGTTCTGTAACGCTCCTGACGATAATCCGTTCATGGCAGGAGCATTTCACGGCGTTACAGAAGGAGACGCTGTAATAAACGTAGGTGTATCAGGCCCTGGTGTTGTAAAGCGTGCACTTGAAAAAGTCCGTGGAGAAAACTTTGAGGTTTTGTGTGAAACTGTCAAGAAAACGGCGTTTAAGGTAACCCGTGTCGGCCAGCTTGTAGCACAGGAGGCATCTGAAAGGTTAAATGTTCCTTTTGGAATTGTCGATCTCTCCCTTGCGCCGACACCTGCGGTTGGTGACAGTGTTGCAGAAATCTTAGAGGAGATGGGCCTTGAATCAGTCGGCGCTCCTGGAACAACCGCCGCACTCGCACTTTTAAACGATCAGGTGAAAAAAGGCGGAGTTATGGCAAGCTCTTTTGTCGGCGGACTTTCTGGTGCTTTTATTCCGGTTAGCGAGGATCAGGGAATGATTGACGCTGTAAACAGAGGAGCATTAACACTTGAAAAAATGGAGGCCATGACATGTGTATGCTCGGTAGGTCTTGACATGATTGCAATTCCCGGAAGTACTTCGGCATCGACAATATCAGGCATAATTGCAGATGAGGCTGCAATCGGGATGATAAATCAAAAGACAACTGCAGTCAGACTTATTCCGGTTATCGGGAAAGACGTTGGAGATACTGTTGAATTCGGAGGTCTGTGGGGGCATGCACCAATACAGAGTGTAAACAGATTTGACTGTTCTGACTTCATAAACCGCGGCGGAAGAATTCCTGCACCGATTCACAGTTTCAAAAATTAA
- a CDS encoding ACT domain-containing protein — translation MKKTIITVVGKDAVGIIAKVCTYLAENQINIEDISQTIVQGYFNMMMIADAEKSTKSFDEMSSELEKIGDMIGVKIRCQHEDIFTKMHRI, via the coding sequence ATGAAAAAGACCATAATTACCGTTGTCGGAAAAGATGCGGTTGGAATAATCGCAAAAGTCTGCACATATTTAGCAGAAAACCAGATAAATATCGAAGATATCTCACAGACGATTGTTCAGGGGTATTTTAACATGATGATGATAGCAGACGCTGAAAAATCCACAAAGTCATTTGATGAGATGTCATCAGAACTGGAAAAAATCGGCGATATGATCGGTGTTAAAATCAGATGCCAGCACGAAGATATCTTCACAAAAATGCACCGCATCTGA